One part of the Melospiza melodia melodia isolate bMelMel2 chromosome 3, bMelMel2.pri, whole genome shotgun sequence genome encodes these proteins:
- the GAREM2 gene encoding GRB2-associated and regulator of MAPK protein 2 isoform X1 → MEKLAAGLARLRWSPAALPLDAIVSQCRLPTLVCLGQGERVEGVTAQDVLLVHSCRQWTTVTAHSLEEGHYVIGPKIDIPLQYPGKFKLLDQDRDLREPVQYFNSVEEVASIFPDRIFVMEAITFSVKVVSGEFSEDSEVYNFTLNAGDELTLMGQAEILCAKTVKEKSRFNTLLRKLGKAAPAAGARQVKGKMPCLICMNHRTNESLSLPFQCKGRFSTRSPLELRLQEGEHTIRSIIEKVRLPVNVAVPSRPARNPYDLHAIREGHCYKLVSIISKTVVLCCILRREELVPFHFLLLTDMPRFQLPEGLLAGDPQLEKLLRDSAAYCHDRFNPDEYSRAVREAKPDLLEECASPRRLRLCLPACGREELSQPLQRLSLCACGSGGPREPPGRCQAPRGLGPGTPCPPLPDFPEPEREYMTPDWAEPEFRTQEPLEIPYEELWSNASPEGCCELGSSGGRPDLVSFGAVTPLGSPRRPGDEPRGDTPPPVPPKSEAVKEECRLLNAPPVPPRGSRPPASCSPPAPLRCPKLAPVPSPSPSLSYYSSGLHDGSAPRSGSASPSPDAYSLYCYPCTWADCKAAEPPGRPLPPAQPAPSSWSEPWPFPEPGAGAGSGCSTPLLGTEPPLKPFRSCPRLKPPHPQKRFAPFGALNPFAGPAEWPESPEWSKAAPSAPAAPSSSSSPEPFAPAEEAAAPPRPPKGLDGDGIVIRGAAPLSPAVLRGAEGVTRLYLAQGVIEVPPAARGDGAAPPAAPRPSGDGPAWLPPADLSALSLEEVSKCLRFIGLSEDVVSFFARERIDGSIFVQLSEEILADDFRLTKLQVKKIMQFIKGWRPKI, encoded by the exons GTGAGCGCGTGGAGGGGGTGACGGCCCAGGACGTGCTGCTGGTCCACTCGTGCCGGCAGTGGACCACGGTGACCGCGCACAGCCTGGAGGAGGGACACTACGTCATCGGGCCCAAAATCGACATCCCGCTCCAGTACCCAG GGAAGTTCAAGCTGCTGGACCAGGACCGGGACCTCCGTGAGCCCGTGCAGTACTTCAACAGCGTGGAGGAGGTGGCCAGCATCTTCCCAGACCGCATCTTCGTCATGGAGGCCATCACCTTCAGCGTGAAg GTGGTGTCGGGCGAGTTCAGCGAGGACAGCGAGGTTTACAACTTCACGCTGAACGCGGGGGACGAGCTGACGCTGATGGGGCAAGCGGAGATCCTGTGCGCCAAGACGGTGAAGGAGAAGTCGCGTTTCAACACCCTCCTGCGCAAGCTGGGCAAGGCGGCGCCGGCCGCGGGGGCGCGGCAGGTGAAGGGCAAGATGCCGTGCCTGATCTGCATGAACCACCGCACCAACGAGAGCCTGAGCCTGCCCTTCCAGTGCAAGGGCCGCTTCAGCACCCGCAGCCCGCTGGAGCTGCGCCTGCAGGAGGGCGAGCACACCATCCGCAGCATCATCGAGAAGGTGCGGCTGCCCGTCAACGTGGCCGTGCCCAGCCGGCCCGCCCGCAACCCCTACGACCTGCACGCCATCCGAGAGGGCCACTGCTACAAGCTGGTCAGCATCATCTCCAAGACGGTGGTGCTGTGCTGCATCCTGCGCCGGGAGGAGCTGGTGCCTTTCCATTTCCTGCTGCTGACCGACATGCCGCGCTTCCAGCTGCCCGAGGGGCTGCTGGCCGGGGACCCGCAGCTGGAGAAGCTGCTGCGGGACAGCGCCGCGTATTGCCACGACCGCTTCAACCCCGACGAGTACTCGCGGGCCGTGCGGGAGGCCAAGCCGGACTTGCTGGAGGAGTGTGCGAGCCCGCGGCGCCTGCGGCTCTGCCTGCCCGCCTGCGGCCGCGAGGAGCTCAGCCAGCCCCTGCAGCGCCTCTCGCTCTGCGCCTGCGGCTCCGGGGGTCCCCGGGAGCCCCCCGGCCGCTGCCAGGCACCGCGGGGCCTCGGCCCAGGCACCCCGTGCCCGCCGCTGCCCGACTTCCCCGAGCCCGAGCGGGAGTACATGACGCCCGACTGGGCCGAGCCCGAGTTCAGGACTCAGGAGCCGCTGGAGATTCCCTACGAGGAGCTGTGGAGCAATGCCAGCCCGGAGGGCTGCTGCGAGCTGGGCAGCAGCGGCGGCCGGCCCGACCTCGTGTCCTTCGGGGCCGTCACCCCGCTGGGCTCCCCGCGCCGGCCCGGGGACGAGCCCCGCGGGGACACGCCGCCCCCGGTGCCACCCAAATCGGAGGCG GTGAAGGAGGAGTGCCGGCTGCTGAACGCGCCCCCGGTGCCGCCCCGGGGCAGCCGCCCCCcggcctcctgcagccccccggCCCCCCTGCGCTGCCCGAAGCTGGCACCCGTGCCCTcgcccagccccagcctctccTACTACTCCTCGGGGCTCCACGACGG GTCGGCCCCGCGCAGCGGCAGCGCCTCGCCCTCTCCGGACGCGTACTCGCTGTACTGCTACCCCTGCACCTGGGCCGACTGCAAGGCTGCCGAGCCCCCCGGGCGGCCGCTGCCCCCGGCCCAGCCCGCGCCCAGCTCCTGGTCCGAGCCCTGGCCGTTCCCCGAGCCGGGCGCCGGGGCGGGCAGCGGCTGCTCCACGCCGCTGCTGGGGACCGAGCCCCCCCTGAAGCCCTTCCGCAGCTGCCCCCGCCTCAAGCCCCCGCACCCCCAAAAGCGCTTTGCCCCCTTCGGGGCGCTCAACCCCTTCGCCGGCCCGGCAGAGTGGCCGGAGAGTCCCGAGTGGTCCAAAGCGGCGCCTTCGGCCCCGGccgctccttcctcctcctcctcgccggaGCCCTTCGCCCCCGCCGAGGAAGCGGCGGCCCCTCCTCGGCCCCCCAAGGGCTTGGACGGGGACGGCATCGTCATCCGGGGGGCGGCCCCGCTGTCCCCCGCCGTCCTGCGCGGGGCCGAGGGCGTCACCCGCCTGTACCTGGCCCAGGGGGTCATCGAGGTGCCGCCGGCGGCGAGGGGCGATGGGGCAGCGCCGCCGGCCGCCCCCCGGCCCAGCGGGGACGGCCCGGCCTGGCTGCCCCCCGCCGACCTGTCGGCGCTGTCGCTGGAGGAGGTGTCCAAGTGCCTGCGCTTCATCGGCCTCTCCGAGGACGTCGTGAGCTTCTTCGCCCGCGAGAGGATCGACGGCAGCATCTTCGTGCAGCTCAGCGAGGAGATCCTGGCCGACGACTTCCGCCTCACCAAGCTCCAGGTGAAGAAGATCATGCAGTTCATCAAGGGCTGGCGCCCCAAGATCTAG
- the GAREM2 gene encoding GRB2-associated and regulator of MAPK protein 2 isoform X2: MEAITFSVKVVSGEFSEDSEVYNFTLNAGDELTLMGQAEILCAKTVKEKSRFNTLLRKLGKAAPAAGARQVKGKMPCLICMNHRTNESLSLPFQCKGRFSTRSPLELRLQEGEHTIRSIIEKVRLPVNVAVPSRPARNPYDLHAIREGHCYKLVSIISKTVVLCCILRREELVPFHFLLLTDMPRFQLPEGLLAGDPQLEKLLRDSAAYCHDRFNPDEYSRAVREAKPDLLEECASPRRLRLCLPACGREELSQPLQRLSLCACGSGGPREPPGRCQAPRGLGPGTPCPPLPDFPEPEREYMTPDWAEPEFRTQEPLEIPYEELWSNASPEGCCELGSSGGRPDLVSFGAVTPLGSPRRPGDEPRGDTPPPVPPKSEAVKEECRLLNAPPVPPRGSRPPASCSPPAPLRCPKLAPVPSPSPSLSYYSSGLHDGSAPRSGSASPSPDAYSLYCYPCTWADCKAAEPPGRPLPPAQPAPSSWSEPWPFPEPGAGAGSGCSTPLLGTEPPLKPFRSCPRLKPPHPQKRFAPFGALNPFAGPAEWPESPEWSKAAPSAPAAPSSSSSPEPFAPAEEAAAPPRPPKGLDGDGIVIRGAAPLSPAVLRGAEGVTRLYLAQGVIEVPPAARGDGAAPPAAPRPSGDGPAWLPPADLSALSLEEVSKCLRFIGLSEDVVSFFARERIDGSIFVQLSEEILADDFRLTKLQVKKIMQFIKGWRPKI; this comes from the exons ATGGAGGCCATCACCTTCAGCGTGAAg GTGGTGTCGGGCGAGTTCAGCGAGGACAGCGAGGTTTACAACTTCACGCTGAACGCGGGGGACGAGCTGACGCTGATGGGGCAAGCGGAGATCCTGTGCGCCAAGACGGTGAAGGAGAAGTCGCGTTTCAACACCCTCCTGCGCAAGCTGGGCAAGGCGGCGCCGGCCGCGGGGGCGCGGCAGGTGAAGGGCAAGATGCCGTGCCTGATCTGCATGAACCACCGCACCAACGAGAGCCTGAGCCTGCCCTTCCAGTGCAAGGGCCGCTTCAGCACCCGCAGCCCGCTGGAGCTGCGCCTGCAGGAGGGCGAGCACACCATCCGCAGCATCATCGAGAAGGTGCGGCTGCCCGTCAACGTGGCCGTGCCCAGCCGGCCCGCCCGCAACCCCTACGACCTGCACGCCATCCGAGAGGGCCACTGCTACAAGCTGGTCAGCATCATCTCCAAGACGGTGGTGCTGTGCTGCATCCTGCGCCGGGAGGAGCTGGTGCCTTTCCATTTCCTGCTGCTGACCGACATGCCGCGCTTCCAGCTGCCCGAGGGGCTGCTGGCCGGGGACCCGCAGCTGGAGAAGCTGCTGCGGGACAGCGCCGCGTATTGCCACGACCGCTTCAACCCCGACGAGTACTCGCGGGCCGTGCGGGAGGCCAAGCCGGACTTGCTGGAGGAGTGTGCGAGCCCGCGGCGCCTGCGGCTCTGCCTGCCCGCCTGCGGCCGCGAGGAGCTCAGCCAGCCCCTGCAGCGCCTCTCGCTCTGCGCCTGCGGCTCCGGGGGTCCCCGGGAGCCCCCCGGCCGCTGCCAGGCACCGCGGGGCCTCGGCCCAGGCACCCCGTGCCCGCCGCTGCCCGACTTCCCCGAGCCCGAGCGGGAGTACATGACGCCCGACTGGGCCGAGCCCGAGTTCAGGACTCAGGAGCCGCTGGAGATTCCCTACGAGGAGCTGTGGAGCAATGCCAGCCCGGAGGGCTGCTGCGAGCTGGGCAGCAGCGGCGGCCGGCCCGACCTCGTGTCCTTCGGGGCCGTCACCCCGCTGGGCTCCCCGCGCCGGCCCGGGGACGAGCCCCGCGGGGACACGCCGCCCCCGGTGCCACCCAAATCGGAGGCG GTGAAGGAGGAGTGCCGGCTGCTGAACGCGCCCCCGGTGCCGCCCCGGGGCAGCCGCCCCCcggcctcctgcagccccccggCCCCCCTGCGCTGCCCGAAGCTGGCACCCGTGCCCTcgcccagccccagcctctccTACTACTCCTCGGGGCTCCACGACGG GTCGGCCCCGCGCAGCGGCAGCGCCTCGCCCTCTCCGGACGCGTACTCGCTGTACTGCTACCCCTGCACCTGGGCCGACTGCAAGGCTGCCGAGCCCCCCGGGCGGCCGCTGCCCCCGGCCCAGCCCGCGCCCAGCTCCTGGTCCGAGCCCTGGCCGTTCCCCGAGCCGGGCGCCGGGGCGGGCAGCGGCTGCTCCACGCCGCTGCTGGGGACCGAGCCCCCCCTGAAGCCCTTCCGCAGCTGCCCCCGCCTCAAGCCCCCGCACCCCCAAAAGCGCTTTGCCCCCTTCGGGGCGCTCAACCCCTTCGCCGGCCCGGCAGAGTGGCCGGAGAGTCCCGAGTGGTCCAAAGCGGCGCCTTCGGCCCCGGccgctccttcctcctcctcctcgccggaGCCCTTCGCCCCCGCCGAGGAAGCGGCGGCCCCTCCTCGGCCCCCCAAGGGCTTGGACGGGGACGGCATCGTCATCCGGGGGGCGGCCCCGCTGTCCCCCGCCGTCCTGCGCGGGGCCGAGGGCGTCACCCGCCTGTACCTGGCCCAGGGGGTCATCGAGGTGCCGCCGGCGGCGAGGGGCGATGGGGCAGCGCCGCCGGCCGCCCCCCGGCCCAGCGGGGACGGCCCGGCCTGGCTGCCCCCCGCCGACCTGTCGGCGCTGTCGCTGGAGGAGGTGTCCAAGTGCCTGCGCTTCATCGGCCTCTCCGAGGACGTCGTGAGCTTCTTCGCCCGCGAGAGGATCGACGGCAGCATCTTCGTGCAGCTCAGCGAGGAGATCCTGGCCGACGACTTCCGCCTCACCAAGCTCCAGGTGAAGAAGATCATGCAGTTCATCAAGGGCTGGCGCCCCAAGATCTAG